One part of the Mariniflexile litorale genome encodes these proteins:
- a CDS encoding DegT/DnrJ/EryC1/StrS family aminotransferase → MIKFLDLQKINQQYQEELKQAAARVIDSGWYLLGSETELFETNYAAFCGSKFALGVANGLDALRLIFKAYIELGIMQKGDEVIIPANTYIASVLAVTDNGLVPVLVEPNITTYNLDTTKIEQAITSKTKAILTVHLYGQNSIDNNMLAICKKHKLKLVEDSAQSHGATFKGQVMGNIGDATGHSFYPGKNLGALGDAGAVTTNDEALYNVIKALGNYGSIKKYENKYQGLNSRLDEIQAAFLNVKLKYIDIDIQNRRNVANYYLENINNPLITLPTVLNQEGHVWHLFVVRLPHREILQNYLLENGVQTLIHYPIPPHKQMAYNELSHLNLPVTEKIHNEVLSLPISAVLTQEEVEKVVKLVNSFKI, encoded by the coding sequence ATGATTAAATTTTTAGACTTACAAAAAATAAACCAACAGTATCAGGAAGAATTAAAACAAGCAGCTGCTAGAGTAATAGATTCTGGTTGGTATTTATTAGGCAGCGAAACTGAATTATTTGAAACTAATTATGCAGCATTTTGTGGCAGTAAATTCGCATTAGGGGTAGCGAACGGTTTAGATGCCTTACGTCTTATCTTTAAAGCGTATATCGAGTTAGGCATCATGCAAAAAGGTGATGAAGTTATCATTCCTGCAAATACATACATCGCATCCGTATTAGCGGTCACTGATAATGGTTTGGTACCCGTTTTAGTAGAACCCAACATAACTACTTATAACTTAGATACTACAAAAATAGAGCAGGCCATCACCTCTAAAACCAAAGCCATTTTAACAGTGCATTTATATGGTCAAAATTCTATTGATAACAATATGTTGGCTATCTGTAAAAAGCACAAGTTAAAATTAGTAGAAGACAGTGCGCAATCGCATGGTGCTACGTTTAAAGGTCAGGTAATGGGCAACATTGGGGATGCTACAGGCCATAGTTTTTACCCTGGTAAAAATTTAGGAGCTTTGGGAGATGCTGGAGCGGTTACTACAAATGATGAAGCATTATACAACGTTATCAAAGCGCTTGGTAATTATGGGTCTATAAAAAAATATGAAAACAAGTATCAAGGGCTTAACTCTAGATTAGACGAAATTCAAGCTGCTTTCTTAAATGTAAAGCTAAAGTATATAGATATAGACATTCAAAACCGTAGAAATGTTGCTAATTATTATTTAGAAAACATCAACAACCCTTTAATAACCCTTCCTACTGTATTAAATCAAGAGGGGCATGTGTGGCATTTATTTGTGGTGAGATTACCCCATCGAGAAATTTTACAAAATTACTTATTGGAAAATGGGGTTCAAACCTTAATTCATTACCCCATACCACCCCATAAACAAATGGCATATAACGAATTAAGTCATTTGAATTTGCCTGTAACTGAAAAAATACATAACGAAGTGTTGAGTTTACCTATCAGTGCTGTATTAACTCAAGAAGAGGTTGAAAAAGTAGTTAAACTTGTAAATAGTTTTAAAATTTAA
- a CDS encoding acyltransferase — translation MSVFIHNLADVQSTHIGDKTTIWQFVVVLKNAIIGENCNICSHVFIENNVEIGDFVTIKCGVQIWDGIKIKDRVFIGPNVTFTNDLAPRSKGDFKIMETTINKGASIGANATIIAGNNIGDYAMVGAGSVVTKNISNNELWVGNPAKHVGYITNEGDILDLNLVHKKSKEKYKWNKTNLIKADD, via the coding sequence ATGAGTGTATTTATCCATAATTTAGCCGATGTACAATCCACGCATATAGGTGATAAAACAACTATATGGCAATTTGTAGTCGTTTTAAAAAATGCAATAATTGGCGAAAACTGCAATATTTGTTCCCATGTTTTTATAGAAAATAACGTTGAGATAGGTGATTTTGTCACCATAAAATGTGGTGTTCAAATTTGGGACGGTATTAAAATAAAAGACCGTGTATTTATTGGGCCAAATGTAACCTTCACAAATGATTTAGCGCCACGATCTAAAGGTGATTTTAAAATCATGGAAACTACTATAAATAAAGGAGCATCTATAGGTGCCAACGCCACCATAATAGCAGGAAATAATATTGGAGACTATGCCATGGTTGGTGCAGGATCGGTAGTAACAAAAAACATAAGTAATAACGAACTTTGGGTAGGAAATCCCGCTAAACATGTAGGATACATTACTAACGAAGGAGATATTTTAGATTTAAATTTAGTACATAAAAAATCTAAAGAAAAATATAAATGGAACAAAACCAATTTAATTAAAGCAGATGATTAA